From one Variovorax sp. PBL-H6 genomic stretch:
- a CDS encoding ATP-binding protein, which produces MQPRTEADATGLKNMQQLIQLRWIAVVGQVATIAVVHFGFSIRLPLGPMLGALGFLAIFNLVSLWRWDRHEDVTDLELFVALLADVGTLTVQLYLSGGVTNPFIFLFLLQVCLGAVLLGPVYSRTLIGVTVACFVGLILFHRPLEIPPENGRGLASPYIQGLLVCFALDAALLAIFIARINRNLRARDARLAGLRQRAAEEEHIVRMGLLATGAAHELGTPLATLAVILGDWQRMQPFAAEPELQQDIEEMQAQVARCKTIVSGILLSAGEARGEAPAHTTVNAFLDELVAEWRATRSLDALAYSNVFGDDVAIVSDSALKQTLYNVLDNALEASPRWIGLEAAREGEWLRLTVSDAGPGFAPEMLAHFGKPYQSSKGRPGGGLGLFLVVNVARTLGGSVSAHNRPEGGAAVTLRLALAALRLEETPRHGR; this is translated from the coding sequence ATGCAGCCGCGGACTGAAGCCGACGCCACCGGTCTGAAGAACATGCAGCAGCTGATCCAGCTGCGCTGGATTGCGGTGGTCGGACAGGTCGCGACCATCGCTGTCGTGCACTTCGGCTTCAGCATCCGCCTGCCGCTGGGACCGATGCTGGGCGCCCTCGGCTTCCTCGCCATCTTCAACCTGGTCAGCCTGTGGCGCTGGGACCGCCACGAGGACGTGACGGACCTGGAGCTCTTCGTAGCGCTCCTGGCCGACGTCGGCACGCTCACCGTGCAGCTCTACCTGAGCGGCGGCGTCACCAACCCCTTCATCTTCCTGTTCCTGCTGCAGGTCTGCCTGGGCGCGGTGCTGCTGGGGCCGGTCTACTCGCGCACCCTGATCGGCGTGACGGTGGCCTGCTTCGTCGGCCTGATCCTGTTCCACCGGCCGCTGGAGATCCCCCCGGAAAACGGCCGCGGCCTCGCCAGCCCCTATATCCAGGGCTTGCTGGTCTGCTTCGCCCTCGATGCCGCGCTGCTGGCCATCTTCATCGCCCGCATCAACCGCAACCTGCGCGCACGCGACGCCCGGCTGGCCGGCCTGCGCCAGCGCGCCGCCGAGGAAGAGCACATCGTGCGCATGGGCCTGCTGGCCACCGGTGCAGCGCACGAGCTCGGCACGCCGCTGGCCACGCTGGCGGTGATCCTGGGCGACTGGCAGCGCATGCAGCCTTTCGCGGCCGAACCCGAGCTACAGCAGGACATCGAGGAGATGCAAGCCCAGGTGGCGCGCTGCAAGACCATCGTCAGCGGCATCCTGCTGTCGGCCGGCGAGGCGCGCGGAGAGGCGCCGGCACACACCACCGTCAACGCCTTCCTCGACGAGCTGGTGGCCGAGTGGCGCGCCACCCGCTCGCTCGACGCGCTGGCCTATTCCAACGTGTTCGGCGACGATGTCGCCATCGTGTCGGATTCAGCCTTGAAGCAGACGCTCTACAACGTGCTCGACAACGCGCTGGAGGCCTCGCCCCGCTGGATCGGCCTGGAAGCCGCGCGCGAAGGCGAGTGGCTGCGCCTGACGGTGAGCGATGCCGGCCCCGGCTTCGCTCCCGAAATGCTGGCGCACTTCGGCAAGCCATACCAGTCGAGCAAGGGCCGGCCCGGCGGCGGGCTGGGCCTGTTCCTGGTCGTCAACGTCGCGCGCACGCTGGGCGGCAGCGTGTCGGCCCACAACCGCCCCGAAGGCGGCGCCGCCGTGACCCTGCGCCTGGCGCTGGCTGCACTGAGGCTGGAGGAGACCCCGCGCCATGGACGCTGA
- a CDS encoding SURF1 family protein, whose product MSDTPPDPDRGPRSTSALALLAFAGVLLFALFAALGAWQVERRAWKLALIERVEARVHAEPVDAPPPAEWPRINAGDHEYRHVRLEGVFLHEREALVQASTRLGPGYWVLTPLRTAHGVVLVNRGFVPHERRERATRGGNEPTGVVRLTGLLRMSEPGGGFLRRNDPAAERWFSRDVQAIAAARGLAEVAPFFVDADAAPPSVPHAKPRWPVGGLTVIAFHNSHLVYALTWFGLALGVALAACLVARAEHRLRRAHRSGRAGATDRSHDAAAD is encoded by the coding sequence TTGAGCGACACGCCGCCCGACCCGGACCGGGGGCCGCGTTCCACGTCGGCATTGGCGCTGCTCGCCTTCGCCGGTGTTCTTCTTTTCGCGCTGTTCGCGGCGCTGGGTGCCTGGCAGGTCGAGCGGCGGGCGTGGAAGCTGGCGCTGATCGAGCGCGTCGAGGCGCGCGTGCATGCCGAACCTGTCGATGCGCCGCCGCCGGCAGAGTGGCCGCGCATCAACGCCGGCGATCACGAATACCGGCACGTGCGGCTCGAGGGCGTCTTCCTTCACGAGCGCGAGGCCCTGGTGCAGGCCTCGACCCGGCTGGGTCCCGGCTACTGGGTGCTCACGCCGCTGCGCACCGCGCACGGCGTTGTCCTGGTCAATCGCGGCTTCGTGCCGCACGAGCGGCGGGAGCGCGCCACGCGCGGCGGCAACGAGCCAACAGGCGTTGTCCGGCTCACCGGGCTGCTGCGAATGAGCGAACCGGGTGGCGGCTTCCTGCGCCGCAACGATCCGGCCGCCGAGCGGTGGTTCTCGCGCGACGTGCAGGCCATTGCCGCGGCGCGTGGGCTGGCGGAGGTCGCTCCATTCTTCGTGGACGCAGATGCCGCGCCACCATCGGTCCCGCACGCCAAGCCGCGCTGGCCGGTGGGCGGCCTGACGGTGATCGCCTTCCACAACAGCCACCTGGTCTACGCACTCACCTGGTTCGGCCTGGCGCTGGGGGTCGCGCTGGCCGCCTGCCTGGTCGCACGCGCCGAGCACCGCCTGCGCCGGGCACACCGGTCGGGACGGGCCGGCGCCACAGACAGAAGCCACGATGCAGCCGCGGACTGA